The genomic interval ACTGGACCACCGGAAATCCGGCACCGGACTGGAACGGCGATCTGCGACCGGGCGACAACCTCTATACCTGCTCACTGCTGGCACTCGATCCCGCCACCGGCGCCATCCGCTGGCATTTTCAGTACACGCCCCACGACGTGCACGACTGGGACGCCAATCAGATTCCCATTCTGATCGATGCGGAATTCGCCGGTACCCCGCGCAAACTCGTGGCCCTGGCCAATCGCAACGCCTTCTACTACCTCCTCGATCGGAGCACCGGCGAGTATCTGCTGAGCAAGGCTTACTCGAAGCAGACCTGGGCGGCCGGCATCGATGGCACCGGGCGTCCCATCGTGCTGCCCGACACTGCCCCGACAGAAGAAGGCAATCTGGTGTGGCCGAGTCTGCAGGGTGCCACCAACTGGTTCTCACCTTCCTACAATCCCGACACCGGACAGTTCTTCGTCGCCAACCGTCGCATGGGCGCCGTTTACTTCAAGGCGGATGCGGAATACGAACCGGGTACGCCGTTCATGGGCGGCGGCGAGCAGTCCCTGTCCGGCGACGATGCCTCTGGTGCGGTCCTGGCCCTGGATGCACTGAGCGGCGAGCAGCAGTGGGAATTTCCCCTGCAGTCACCGCCCTGGTCGGGGGTGATGGCTACCGCAGGGGGTCTGGTATTTGGTGCCAGCAACGAAGGCAACTTCTTCGCACTGGATGCCCGCAGCGGCCTGGCCCTGTGGAACTTCAATACCGGCGCCCACATCCGCACCAATCCGATGGGTTTCGCCATAGACGGACATCAGCGGGTGGCGATCACCGGTGGTCGGACCCTGTTCGTGTTCGGTCTGGAGTGAATCTGATCAGCCGCCTGCGATTGATTTCCGGATAGCCAGTGTCTCACCAGTACTCTGCTACCTGGATTCTGGCAATGAGCGAACTGGAATACCTGCCGGCAAGCGTGGATGTTTATACGCCAACCCGCGCTGCCCGCTATGACACGGATCATCACCGTTCCCTGCGCGCCCGGCTGACCAGTCGACGCGAACAGGGGAACCTGTTGAAAGCCCTGCAGTTTGCAGGCCTGCAGCTCGCGGCTCCACTGGACAGCGCCCTCGACCTGCCCTGTGGTACCGGGCGCTTCTGGAAGCCCATTCAGGCTGCTGGAATCGGGAAACTCATCGCCGGCGACATCAGTACCGGCATGCTGGGTGTCGCGGCGGAAAATCGGCGCTCTGCAGACCTGCCGGCCCAGCTGCTCAAACTTTCCGCCTTCGCTATCGCACTGCCGGACGACAGCGTCGATGTCGCGATCTGCATGCGCTTCTATCATCACCTCTCCCGGGCAGAGGACCGCCTGCGGCTTCTGGCCGAACTCAAACGCGTCGCGCGGCGCTACATCGCGATCTCATTATGGGTGGATGGCAACTTCCGCAGCTGGAAGGCGGGCGATCGCTTTGCCGCCACGGATGAAGCCGGTTACGGCAAGCGTATCTGCAGGCCCCGTGCAGAAGTCGAAGCGGAATTCAGCCAGGCCGGGCTGAAAATCCGCCGCCATTACGATGTCTGGCCGCACCTCGACATGTGGCGCCTCTACCTGCTTGAATTGCCGGATGCCCCATCCTCGTCCTGAGTTGCACAACCCGGAGAACGCTCTGGACTCCGGACACCCGTCACAGGATCTCCTCAGACTCTTCACCGATCCGAAGGCCCGTCAGCCGTCGGCGGCCGCACGACTGGTCAAGCCGGTGCAGCATCGGGGGGCCGGTGCCAGCTGCGTTTATCTCGACCAACGCGGGCACTGGGATGGCGGCAGCGGCAATGTCTACGTGAAACGCCAGCGGAACTACACCTGCCGCCCGCTGTGGCGCGCCTTTCTGCCCACCCCTACTCTGGCCCGTGAACACCGTGCCCTGCAGGCCATGCAGCGGATCGGAGTCACTGCACCGGAGGTCGTCAGCTACCGACAGGAAGGTCTGGCGGCGGAACTGGTCATCGCTGAGATTGCAGGCGGTCTCCCGCTCGATAAAGCGCTCGCGCTGCCGGACTGTGATCGGAAGGGAATACTCGCCGGTGTCGCCCGTCTCATTCGCCGGTTACATGATGCGGGCTGGGCCCATGGCGCCCTGAACTGCGAACACATTTTCGTGGTGCCCGGGGACGATTTTTCTGCGGCACTGATCGATTTCGAGAAGGCCCGGCGCAGTCGCCGGCTGATCGACGCCGACCTGGCACGGATCTGGCGCCGCAATCCGGCACTTACCTCAGAAGACCGCGGTCTGTTCGAAGCGGCCTACCGGGCTGGCGGGAACCGCCTCAGTCCGAACCCGCAATAGTCAGTGTCACCATCTCCGGAATCGCTGCGGCATCGACCGCGACAGTAGGGCTCTCCAGATCGGCAGCAGAGCGGACGGCATCACCCGTGCGGCTGATCCTGGCAAGCAGAGTGAAGGCGTCGACCGTGGACAGGCGATGACTGAACATCATCGCATCCGCATCACTGAGTTCGATCTCTGCAGGCAGATCAGCCAGGGTCAGTTTCTTCACCGCCAGAGGCATGGGATTGGTGCGGCTGCGGGCGAGGACGAAGACCGTCGAATCTGCCGGAAACTCCTCTGTCTGCTCAGCCGTAATCCGCACCCGCACGGAAACCGGCTCGCCCTGCGCCTGCCGGGTAATATCGGCCGCACCGGCGGTTGCGCGGAGCGCCCGGTCCTGTGTACCCGTGCCCGGGGGCGACTGGACATCGACCCCTTCCTGCAGCCGCAGCACAACGGTTTCGGGCGGATGTCCCACACTCGAAAGCCACTGACTCACTTCCACGTCTCCGGCAGTCCGCTCGACCCTTCCGGAAAAGGACAGCCGGGCCACCAGTTCAACGCCGGACAGGGGCTCAGAAACCGGCAGCGACACCCGTTTCGGCAGCTCGGCGGCAGCGAAGTATTGCAGCGCCAGGGGCATTCGTTCACCCGCCTTGCGCAGGAAGACATAGACTTTCGAATCCGCACCCACAGCGGCCGCATCCCCCGGATAGCTGATATCCACGATCACGCCGTACGGCGCCTGTGCCCCGGACTGACCTGGAGAAGCGAAAGCGTCGCCTGCAACGGACGGCATCCCGGCAGGCCCCGTACTACCCGTGGTGGTCGTTCCGTCATCACAGCCTGCCGATCCCCAGACCAGCAGGCACAGAACCGTGAATCTTCTAAAAGTTCGCACGATAACCTGCCCTCACAAACAATCCGGTGATATCAAGATCTCTGCTCGCCATTTCTCTTGTTGTCCACTGATAGCCCATTTCGAATTCGAAACGCACGCGCGGGTTATAGCGGAAATCCAACCGCAGGGAGGGTTTTACCGTCCACTGGGTATCCCCCGAGGTATCGAACGTTCTGTAGTCCAGGCGCACGCGCGGGTACAACAACCAGCTGTCAGCCAGGGTAAAGCGATTGTCCCAGTACAGGGATGATGTTCCCCCGGCATCGGAGTCCGCCTGACGGAACATCAGTGCCGCATAGCTGGCGGGTCCGAAGAGTTCGTTGCGGCGAATCTGCAGCGAGGAATAAATGGTGTTGTAGGACTCAAGCCCGATGATGTCCGCGGAAGTTTCCGTGCTCGAATAATCGCTCGCGACCAGATCCGCGGTCACCATCCAGTTCTCGAACAGGGGCAGGCTGACACCCAGGCGCAGGGTGTCGCTGGTGGCAGTCCGGTCCTCGGCAATTTCTTCCAGCTGGGTTTCGAGCAGGGCCGTCTCGAGCTCGCTGAGGCCATCATAGGCCTGGCCGATCATCGCGTTTCTCGTGGTGAGATACGGACTCCTGCGGTGTTCGTAGGAGGCCGTCAACCGGGATTCCCGGAAGCGGAAATTCCCCCTGAGGGTGATGTTGTTCAACGCCGCATAGTGCAGGTCGTAGTCCAGCAGGGAGAACAGCATCATCCGATCAGAACGCAGGTAGGACTGTACGCCCACTGCCTCCCTGTCCAGCACTCCGTCGACTTCCTGGCGGATATAAAACGGCGCTACCGAGATCCTTCCGGAGCTGGAAATCCATTCTCCACCGAGACCAAAGAAAGGCCGGTCTGCATCGGGTGATTCGAAAGCGTTGTCCACAAGTAAGCCCCCGGTGAAATCGAGCGAAAGATTTCCCAGGGGTCTGAAGGTCAGTGCCGCGCCATCGAAACGACCCAGCACCCCCGCTTTGGGTCGCGTCTGGCGGCCGACTTTGATGCCGCTGCGCAGGCGTTCGGAGTATCCATCCCAGTACAGCGAGCTGACCTGGAACTCCCTGCCCTGCGGATATTCCTCATCGCTGAAATCCAGCAGGTAACTCAGGGTCACCCGGATTTCCTGATCGAGATCAGTGCCATTACGCATGGCCAGCAGCGATGCATCGCTGAAGATTCCATCGATCGGCACCCTGCTGTCGTCATCGATTTCCAGACTCTGACGCTGGTAGAACTGCGACAGATAGCTGGCTGTCCGCCAGCGGCCTGGTTCCCTTCGTGTTGTCTGGCGTCGCTGGGACCTGTTCGGATTCAGCAGCGCGAGCAGCGCTGCCAGACGCTGGCGTACCCGCGGCGCACCCTCGCTTTCCGGGTACTGGGTGAGATAGGACTGGTAGAGCTGCTGCGCAAGCGGGAGTTCACGATTGAGTTCCCGGGACACCCCAAGCATTTCGAGCGCGCTGGCTCTGCGCTCTCCCTCGGTCATCTCGAGCAGGCGGCTGTAGAGTTCAATGGCACGCGCGTATTCACCACTTTCGAAGGCGGATCTCGCCTCGGCAAACAGCTTCTGGATCTCCGAGAGTTCGGGCGGCGCCACGGGCGGACGGCTTTCCCAGCGTGTGGTCACTTCCGCGGGCGGCGGTTCCTCACCAATGGTGCTGGGGGTGACGGGCTGAACCGTCGCCTTGACCTCCGCCACCGCTGTGGAGGGTTGGGTGACGGCCCCGGTGAATCTCGAAACCTGACCCGCAGGATTGAGCTTGAAGGATGCAGCGAAGCGCACTTCCTCTGCTGCCACCTGCTCAATCCAGGCCTCGGGAAAATAGGGGCGCAGATCCAGAGCGACCCGTTGCGCCAAGCGACGATCCGGAAAAAAACCGAGCCGCAGCCGATGCCAGAGCACATCGTCTTTTACGAATCGGGTCACATAAATCGTGTGGCTGGCGGCAAACGCCTTTGGGATATCCAGCACATCGGGCACCGACTCAACCCGGCTTTCGAGATTGATTGCATAGGCGTCGTCGGTTTTCGGTTTGCCGAATCTTTCCGGGTCCCTGAAGGCATTTCGTGGGGCAACCTTCAGCAATACCTGTCGGTCATCAAACTGGGGCAGCAGCTGCGCCGTTATACCTTCCGAGAATTCAACAACCAGTTCGAAGCCCTTCCGACCCTCGCCCTCGAGCGCGACCCGGGTAAGTAATCGATCGGGTTCTGAAAAACTCATTTCCGCTGCAGACCAGCCGTCCGATCCGGATCTGTCCACAGCCTGCAGAGAGATGAGGAGCCGATTGTCTGCAACGGTTGTGAAAGCAGCGATTTCCATGGCGCGCCCGAGCCGGATTTCGATCTGCGCGACACCGCTGTCACTCGCATACAGCACATCGCTGAGCAGCGTCTCCGCCGCAGCCAGAGGCAGGGCAGACAACAGTGTCGCCAGCAGCAGAAGGCATCTCAGGACTACCATCCGCGATCACCCCGGCTCGCAGGCGTGGCATCCGCCAGGCCGGTATCCGCAGCAGACCCGGAATCCCGAAACAGGGCCCCGAACGCCGGCTCCCAGCCGCTGGTGCTGTGGCACTCATCACACTGTTCACTGCTTGGAATGTGGTCCCCATCCTTTCCGGTCGCCCTCTGGCCATCGTGACAGCCCACACAGGCGCCGATCACCTGGGCGTGATCCATGGTGTACACGGGCTCCCAGAAGTTGACCGCATGACAATCCTCACAGATGTCCGTGGTCGGCAGGTGACCGGGGGATTTTCCGGTCGCGTCCGTACCGTTGTGGCAACCCGAACAGCCTGACGAGATGCCATCGTGATCGAAGATCACCGCCGTCCAGGTCACATCCGTGTGGCAGGCATCACACTCCTGGCTGGTCTGAATATGTCCGGGGGGGGTGCCTTCCGCCAGATTCCCATCGTGGCAGCTCGAACAGCGCCCCAGCACTTCGACATGGTCGACAAAGCTGATGGCGACCCAGCTGGCAGTGACATGGCAGGCTTCGCAGTTCGCCGTGGTCGTGGGATGAGTCACCGAACGCGCCGACTGTGCATAAACGCTGGTGCCGTCGTGGCAGGTGCCGCACTCTCTGGGCGTGCCGCGAAACACCCCCTGAACATGACAGGATTCACAGGGTACTTCACGGTGCATGCCGTCCAGATCGAAGCCCGTCAGGTAGTGATCGAATTCTGCAGCCGCTGCATCCTCCCAGCCCGCTGCGAGCATCAGCACCAGCACCCCCATACAGCCGAGTTCTTTCATGTGTGGTTCCTCATCTCAGCTCGCACGGATCAGTTCACCAGAACCGGATCGGTGAAGGATTCGTTGCTGTGGCAGTCATTGCACTGGGGTCCAAACCGGCCTCTATGCACATCGTCGCCGCGATGACACGCTATGCAGGTACTTGCCTGCTTCACCGCGGGTCGGCCGGGCTGGTGGCAGCCCTCGCAGGCCAGATCCCGGTGTGCGCCCTCGAGCGCAAAATCGGTCTGCTGATCGTGATCGAACTGCCAGCTGTCCCAGCCGACAGGATTGTGGCAATCGGCGCAGGCCGCACCGAGCCCGCCACCGTGAATGTCGTCGTCCGCATGGCAATCGCTGCAGGCGTCGGTCAGCGGCGCGAATACCAGGCTCTCATGACACTGCTCACAGCTGGTGGTGCGATGCATCCCTACCAGCGCGAAGCCGACGAGATCGTGCTGGAATCGGGGTACCAGAGTCCACTCGGACGGTTCGTGACAGTCCCCGCAGCTGCTGAGGGACTCGCCATGCGGGTTGGCAGACCCATGACAGCCTTCGCAGGTCCTGGGCAATTCATCGGTCCGGCTGCCCCGGTGACAGTCACTGCACACCAGAGACTCATGCACACCCAGCAGGGCATAGTCGGTTTCAGCCTCATGATCGAAGCGCACTTCCCAGCTTTTCTGATCGTGACAATCGGCACACAGGGAACCATTGCGGCCAAGATGCGCGTCGTCCCCTGAATGGCAGCCCTGGCAGTCCGTGGGGAGGCCTGCGTAATCGGTTTCCGACACATGGCAGTTCCGGCAGACCAGTTCGCTGTGTGCACCGACCAGGGCGAAGCCGGTTTCCGCCTCATGATCGAAGCGGGCGTCCCAGGTGTTCGTACCGTGGCAGTCTCCGCAGCCGTCCCCCCGGGCACCTCCGTGTGCATCATCCAGTCTGTGACAATCGATGCACTCCATCGGGAGCGCGTCGAAGCGCACATCGGTATGGCAGGACAGGCAGGCCAGGGGCTGATGCTTTCCGTCCAGCGGAAAATCCGTGGTGTCGTGGTCGAACTGAGCTGACTGCCAGCGTTGCGGATCGTGGCAGTCACCACAGGCCTCTCCCAGGCTCCCGGCATGGGCATCCTCTTCGAGGTGAC from Pseudomonadales bacterium carries:
- a CDS encoding PQQ-binding-like beta-propeller repeat protein codes for the protein MQPTDIEGAGLQETTPLVVDGIMYLTESPSSVSALDARTGRLLWHWSPELAEDVLHIGFPKVNRGVAILDDTLYVGTLDARLFALDAGTGAVRWETRVADNAVGFSLTLAPLALDGLIIVGMSGAEAGVRAHIDAYDAKTGTRVWRTYTVPAPGEPGSETWGGDSWQTGGGSTWLTGSFDPELNLLYWTTGNPAPDWNGDLRPGDNLYTCSLLALDPATGAIRWHFQYTPHDVHDWDANQIPILIDAEFAGTPRKLVALANRNAFYYLLDRSTGEYLLSKAYSKQTWAAGIDGTGRPIVLPDTAPTEEGNLVWPSLQGATNWFSPSYNPDTGQFFVANRRMGAVYFKADAEYEPGTPFMGGGEQSLSGDDASGAVLALDALSGEQQWEFPLQSPPWSGVMATAGGLVFGASNEGNFFALDARSGLALWNFNTGAHIRTNPMGFAIDGHQRVAITGGRTLFVFGLE
- a CDS encoding class I SAM-dependent methyltransferase, producing MSELEYLPASVDVYTPTRAARYDTDHHRSLRARLTSRREQGNLLKALQFAGLQLAAPLDSALDLPCGTGRFWKPIQAAGIGKLIAGDISTGMLGVAAENRRSADLPAQLLKLSAFAIALPDDSVDVAICMRFYHHLSRAEDRLRLLAELKRVARRYIAISLWVDGNFRSWKAGDRFAATDEAGYGKRICRPRAEVEAEFSQAGLKIRRHYDVWPHLDMWRLYLLELPDAPSSS
- a CDS encoding lipopolysaccharide kinase InaA family protein; its protein translation is MPHPRPELHNPENALDSGHPSQDLLRLFTDPKARQPSAAARLVKPVQHRGAGASCVYLDQRGHWDGGSGNVYVKRQRNYTCRPLWRAFLPTPTLAREHRALQAMQRIGVTAPEVVSYRQEGLAAELVIAEIAGGLPLDKALALPDCDRKGILAGVARLIRRLHDAGWAHGALNCEHIFVVPGDDFSAALIDFEKARRSRRLIDADLARIWRRNPALTSEDRGLFEAAYRAGGNRLSPNPQ
- a CDS encoding tetratricopeptide repeat protein, with protein sequence MVVLRCLLLLATLLSALPLAAAETLLSDVLYASDSGVAQIEIRLGRAMEIAAFTTVADNRLLISLQAVDRSGSDGWSAAEMSFSEPDRLLTRVALEGEGRKGFELVVEFSEGITAQLLPQFDDRQVLLKVAPRNAFRDPERFGKPKTDDAYAINLESRVESVPDVLDIPKAFAASHTIYVTRFVKDDVLWHRLRLGFFPDRRLAQRVALDLRPYFPEAWIEQVAAEEVRFAASFKLNPAGQVSRFTGAVTQPSTAVAEVKATVQPVTPSTIGEEPPPAEVTTRWESRPPVAPPELSEIQKLFAEARSAFESGEYARAIELYSRLLEMTEGERRASALEMLGVSRELNRELPLAQQLYQSYLTQYPESEGAPRVRQRLAALLALLNPNRSQRRQTTRREPGRWRTASYLSQFYQRQSLEIDDDSRVPIDGIFSDASLLAMRNGTDLDQEIRVTLSYLLDFSDEEYPQGREFQVSSLYWDGYSERLRSGIKVGRQTRPKAGVLGRFDGAALTFRPLGNLSLDFTGGLLVDNAFESPDADRPFFGLGGEWISSSGRISVAPFYIRQEVDGVLDREAVGVQSYLRSDRMMLFSLLDYDLHYAALNNITLRGNFRFRESRLTASYEHRRSPYLTTRNAMIGQAYDGLSELETALLETQLEEIAEDRTATSDTLRLGVSLPLFENWMVTADLVASDYSSTETSADIIGLESYNTIYSSLQIRRNELFGPASYAALMFRQADSDAGGTSSLYWDNRFTLADSWLLYPRVRLDYRTFDTSGDTQWTVKPSLRLDFRYNPRVRFEFEMGYQWTTREMASRDLDITGLFVRAGYRANF